Part of the Mastacembelus armatus chromosome 6, fMasArm1.2, whole genome shotgun sequence genome, CTTTTGGCATTTTCTCTACAACATATATCAAATATTATTTGGTAGGTTCATCCCAACACTGTTGCATTTGTAAATTGCTTTGCTTCCACCTTTTTGTCCAGTACATACCAAACCAGCTCAATGGAGTTTAAGTCTTAGGACTGTGCTGTTGCAGCTTTGGGTCTGTCAGTTTCCTCCAGTTTCCAAGTGCCTTTTGATGATAGGACTCTGTACTCACTGACACTTTGGCTTTTTCTCTAAAAGAAAGACCTTCACTTTTATGGGTTATGATGGTCTGTCTTCCTTTGTTAATTGCCTTTTTCTTACCATTATGAGAGCTATACTCTACTGGCTGCAGAACAATATTGCCCAAATATTGCTTCAGAGGGTATAGTAACGCAGTTTATTCCAACAATTCTTTTATACAGATGGAGGGTTTGTAAGTAATCAACAAAGGTTAGGAGACCTGTAGGAATTGTTAGCATTAATTTTCAAGGCTTAATTTACTCCCATTGCTACAGAACAGCTCTAAGTTATTAACCCAGTACTTTAAAGTCAGGTTTATTGCTTAGCTCTGTACAATTCCAGGCTATTCACTGGATTTGAACTGCTtaattttcaattaaaactgGAAATATGGGGGTGTTCTAAAACTTTTGACCATTAGTGTATCTTTTCCAGCCCTCTGACAATAGGTAACGCTAGCTGACTGGCTGAGTGACAGCCGTCTGGACCACTTGTGTGCCTGACTTCCTCCATTAATATGCATGCtgtttcatcattattttttactgtgaGACCTTTGAGAGATTAAAAATCACCACACCTGCAGCAAAGTACATAAGTAAGCAGGCCAGAGTTATTAAGCAAACAGCAGGTAAGAGTTAAATCTTTCATCCACCTCTCACCTATTCACTGACAGCCGCTCATACCCGTTCCACCATTCCATTCCTCCTATGAACTCTCTGTCAATACAGTGTAATTTGACCTCCTGCAACTAcagcctgtctctctctgtctgtctcgctcacacacacaccaggagaAGGAACTCTGATGGTTGCCTGTCATGCATAATAAGAATGCTGACATTTGAGAGTGCAGAGAGGACATGCCGACAAATCCACATAATGGTCTCTAACACAGTGCCCTAGGAGGGAGCAGGTAAGCTGTTTCCACTGAGCACATTGCACCTCTACATTGGAACAGGCACAGGACTAAATGTCCAGGAAGTCCTTGGGGTTGCATTGATATTTCAGTATGATAATAGACATGAACTCAGGTGGGGTGCCGGCTGCTGCAGAAAGTGCTACCACTCACAGGCCAGTCAAATTAACCTTCTGCATTATACCACTGTGCTTGGGTCACATCTCTGCAGGTAGTGAGCAATGTTCCTGCGTGCCAATGCTCCCCGATGAGTTCAGATGAGTTATAAAAGCAGAGCATGAGGCAGGAAAGGAGCTGCAGGGGTGGATTTAGAGAGCAGGTGCAGCCGCTGTCAAATAACTAAGACCCACGGTAGATGTACATGCATGATCCTGCTACTGACTGTTACAtctattaaaaaacaacatgtaaCCACCCGTGCTCAGGGTTTATTTTCAGTGGCAGAACAAGTGCCGACTGTGgcatttgtaataataatacagtgaCTATTTTCAAGGATGAGTGTCATGAAAAATCACTTTGCAGATTTTCTGGTCAGGACAAAGGTGGCTATGTGAAATACAGCAGTCACCCTACTTTTCCAGACAGGCAGACCCGCTGAGAGAAACTGAAATATAGCTGTGATCATTCTTTCATGTCttctatttcatgttttaatttcatcTAACAGACAATATGAGTTGGACACGTCCTCCATCCTTCAATAACTACCAGTGAATGTGCACCATTAATAACTGCcatctgaaagaaaacagaggtcTGCTATCAGTACAGAGGTATGTGTGAGTGCAGTGGTTTTAACAAGtgaacagaaaaagtgaaatacCTGTATACTGCAATACAGTCAGATACAACAGTAGGGTTGTATTAGGATTCACTCGATTGCAAggttttttcatttctttataaCTCCACATTTCACCACAGAGAGTATTACACTATATCTACACTATTCTCAGTCCAAGACCAAACTCAAGAATTCATAGTCAACCAAGTTCAACAAGGGTTTAAAAAAGCTAGGAGGCGTTCAGTATTTCTCTCTATTCTATACACAACAATGTCTGAATCacagtgtttttcaaaatacaacCTCTGACTTGGCACAGAAATGCTAAGTCAAAAAAATGACAACTGAAACCGGAAAACAACATCAATCAGTAATCATAGAATGATGCCATCACTCCTACACTTCAAGAAGAATTATATCTGCAAAAACCCAGCAGACAAGATCTGTGAATGGAGCAGCATGATTAATATATATGGACAGAAATAATTGGCTCTCATGTTTACTACCTAATACCTTCATGACATAATCCCTTGCTAATCCCTGTTCATCTCTATTCTAGTCTGATGTGTTTCCACTGCTCCAGTTCTTAATACTGTACCCACTGAATCAGAAGTTAGTAATGTCTTACTTTTTTGCTCTGCTATGGCTCCctaataaacatgtttattttcttaaaagaaACCtacaaaaatgtataaaatgtcataATCCTATAGACATAACTTAACTCTTGTTTTATGCTAAAACCAGGATATTAAAAATTACATCGACACACACAAGGTCTTCAAATCAGAGTGTGAGCAACACAAACTGGACTTGAAAGTCATGGAGCAGAGTAATTGAAATACAAAACTGACAGTAAACCACcagaatattaaatattcagcTACTGCAGTTTATTTGTAATAGGTATACTGTCCCTATTATAATTGCTTGTTTGTACGGTTCAAAAAAcatcaacttaaaaaaaatagtggACAGCAAATTCAACCTTCTACATTCATGTAATGGACAATTTTCAGCCATTACTCTCTTTGCTGCACTTATTTCAGCTTTGTTTAAAAATTAGGAAGTTAATTTGAAATCTGGCCACTAGACAGACGTATTTGAAAGAAAATCATTAGCAAATTTATTGAAACTACGTGGCAAAACCACAtaacaaaaagcaaagcaatatTCATGAAGTCTGCTGTCATTCCAGGCAAGGAGGTCAAATCCATCTTTTATCACTGCAGAGAAATTCTCATTTTAGAAGGATAGTGCTCAACACTAAATGAGAAGAGGTGATTGCAAATCTTTTGGGAGAGGTTTTGTAAAGACGGTCCTGACACTATTACTCATGTAAGGATTTTACTCAGAAGTTTGCACTAACCTCAGGATTGGTCCACTTGGTCTTGATTTTTTCAGCCATCTGTTGTGTACAACCCAGCAGGTCATAACCCTGTCTGCTCTAGAGGTgggacagacaaacaaacagtaaacacaacaGAGTATTCCAATAAGGCATGTATACAGATTCTTCCTGTGTGACTAAATCAAAACACCCAGATAGGTAGTTATTGGTTATTAGCTGTTAATTAGGaaaaaactaactaaattcATCTCATGTGTACTTACTGTATATCCGTAGAATGACAGATTGGGttactgacaaaaacaaatattaaaagtttTGACCAGATATCTCAGTATTGATAATGTTCCCATAGATTTAGGATGATGGTTTCAGAAAATGCTCAAGAACAAGAAAAGGCAGGATACACTGTTAACAGGTTATCAGCCACAGGTTCAAAGTTTGGGTATAAAAGCTTTCATGTTACATGCCTAATGCAGTATACAGCAACTGGAAATCATGCCACTCACGCAGAAAGCTGATTAAAAGCTAGAGTAGGTTTAGAGTAAATAATGTGTCCCTGGGCTGTGAGTGTATGTGACCCCTTTTGTCTCTCATCAATCCATGTGGCTGTGCGACATAAGAGGAAGAATGGCtgttccattttgtttttcagatgtaCAGAGCCCATAATGTGTCCATTTGGTGTTTTTCAAATGAGGTTCTTGAGATTTTCTGATTTAGCTCATTTTAGTGTCTGCAACCAAAACCAACGTTCAAAATATTAATCCAAAACTAAGTCCTGTTTTCCGATAATATCACAGCCCTTTGTGCAATAACACAGTTTCATCACTAACACTACAAAGAGCAGGGCTCCGCTAATGATGGAGTTATTGTCAGAATCTAGCACATTAGTCCAGctttttagacaaaacacaatcCTGCACTGAACAACTGATGACTCAGTGGACCTTTATTATAGGTTTGAGTGAAACCATAACCTCCTAATGAACAATAGAGGAATAAGGTTTAACTGCCATTTTCCATAAGTATTTACACAGTTGCATAAGTAAATCATTCTTACTAATATGTGAGTGatcatgaaacattttcatgatTAAAATTTTACAAAGAGCTTTTACAGGGCCCCAGTGACTCGCTAGATTATATGGCCTACAGCTATTAGCAGAATTAGTGAATTAGAAATGCAAACCAGATAAGCGATGCATTGAATACATTATGTTATACAATACATCCCTGCAGAAGTTGTAGGACATGCCACAGTACTGTAGAGGGCATACATCAAATCATACAGTGCTGGTCTACTAAATCTTAACCTCCCATGTTGTGAGTGTGCAACTCACCTTCTGCCAGACATAAGCCTCATGCAGAGTGATGATCTCATGGTCTTTGTGTTCACCCTGGATGGCACACATCACGCAGATTATCTTCTCATCGGGTTTGCAGTAGAGGGAGCCTTCCTGTCCATGCTCCTTGCATCGCAGTCTCTCTACTGTCACAGTGTCCCTCTTCCCAGCCGCTCCAGCAACCTGTTCTCCCTCTACACCCTCAGCTTTATCACCTAGCTCAGCTTCTGGAGCCAGACCATTCTGggctccatctctctcctcagcATCACCACTCTCACCTCCATTAGCCATTGCCACTGCAAGTGGTGCCATCCCCTGATTCTCACCAATTCCAGCTGCTATCGCCAGTCCACTCTCATCTTCTGCTCTGCATCTGGAGTCTCTGTTGTTGCCAAGTCCATTAGCTTGTGTCTCCTCAGAGCTATAAGCCATTAATGGGTGATGTGTGCTGTTGGCATGCTGCTCAGCATGGAATGAGCAGAAGGCAAAGCTGCAGGTGTGGCACAGTTGTGTGGCTGGTTGTGCCTCATCAGGCTCGCACGCATCACATGACCCATCCATCTGCGGCAGCTCCTCCAGTTTTATTCCAGTGGCTCCTTCTTGGGGTTCCCCGTTGTGGTCCATGATGAATCAAAATACTTCTGGGAATCAGAGGAAGTCATAGAAGACACACAGAGGACATTTTAATAGATATGACCTTCTGTGAACAGCTCTCACATTAGCACAGTGGGGAAGTCCAGAATCAGGACTAATCCCCTCACTCTCATATAGCATTTTCACACCAGATGATGAAGACAGTCAGCTTCTATATAAACAACATCCAGTGTGCtatcacacacaccacacagaaaggcatCAATCTGCAAGAGCAGGAACCAGGAAGTTTTTGtgtgcaaacacactcactttGTTTACTGACTCACAAACAGAAAGTGCTGAGTATGTACGCTTATACCCGCAGCGACGCATCAACACCCAGCCTCTCCTGCTCTCACCTCTCTGTGTGTCGCCAGGCCTTGaccttttcatgttttcttctgtttctgccttcaccccccccccccccccccccccccttttcaGACCACTCTGCAGGaatgaagctgaaaaaaatgaaaccctGCTGCATGCAAAGGgagcacacaacacacacacttgaagaaatagttttttttctcccttcctcctcctcctcctcggaGCCTTCCTCTCCTGAgcactgtttgtgttgtgtactTTTCCCTGCTGCTGATACAAACACAAGTAGAAAAGTGCTGTAATGCAGAggacccccaccaccaccaccaccaccaccacccctcaCTGCTATTTCTTGACTCACACAAGCCCACAGAGGcactttctctttcctcctgtgGGGTTTACCGCTTTGTAGCTCACTGCAATGTGTACTTACTCGtctttgtcttcctctcctgctgtgttttatatatatttatatatatatttatctgtCTAGGGCTTGTTTTGCGATCATGTAGAGTCAGTGGACGCGTTAGCTCGACGGCTAACTTCCTTAGCACAAGCAGTGTGCCCTGAAATCCTGTTTGAGAGCCGTCGACTGATCTGCTGTCACATGTCAGGAGAAGAGGGGCTCCGGCTTCGATCCGACAGCGTTTACTTCCTTATTTTTCATCAGCTGCTGTCTGCGTTTTTCTGCTTCCTCCTCTAGTCTCCCTGCGTGTCTGGGGACGACAGAGACACGCACAGGCTGGAGAGAGAAAACTCGCTTGACAAGCTCAACAAAGAGTGAAAGTCCAAAGGGAGAGGCGGCTGGAAACAGAAGTAATCTCAAAGTTGGAAAGTTAGCTGGCTGGTGAAGTCAAGGGATTTGTCACAGGCTAGCGTTGGCGATTTGTTTTTCATGCCATGTTTGATTAATTACTCACAGCTGCGCGGTTTAGTTTATCGTTTTGTTCTGTAGTTTCAGGTTGAAATGAAATAATGGATATAATGTGCCAATTTTAGTGGGTTTAGTTACACCAGTATAGAAAAATGTGTGGTAGataaaaccattttaacacATGATGAGCAATGTTTACATAACTTACCAACAGGGGCGGATCTACAGCGGAGTAAGGGACACAGCTGCCCCCCTCCCCACTGTAGGGTTTGCCCCAGGGCCGattctaggatcagacttttaggggGGCTCAGCCCCTATaaagaatgtgacatttgtttttttttttttttttggatttccATTAGGGGACTGTACCTGGTACTAGATATTTTTAGTCCCTCCTCTGCCTAAGTTTCAAGCGAGCTGAGGCATACTAAAATATGACGTCAACAGATTGCAGGCAACTgattggacagggagtgacgTCATTAGAAGAGTCATGAGTGCAATGTCAAGCCCACCATTTTTAAATAGCGACAACAGCgatcatttgtttttccatttttagcatctttagcgaggcaaatggctaatgcTACTCCAAAATAACACTGTGGTCTTATGAGGAAACGTTTCTGTGTGCTTACTTTCTTACCTGAGCCTTGTTGATTTccttgagaaaaaaataaaacttatatCAGTCTATGGACGTATAGATTTCCAGTGTACATATACTTTGTTGTGTATTTGCATAGTGAATCTGTGTAATTTGATAATAAAAAAGGGTATGGGACTTTGTAATTGCTTTGTTAATTAGCCATGTAGAGCAAAGTTACTGTTACGttttatgtaaacataaaactgaaatttcttccatttgttatgaagaaaaatgtcattGCTATTTAATCTCCacttacactaaaataaaaaagtggtGTTTGTGCAGCTAAGTCAGCTAAAGTTGTTTGACAATGTTTAAAGCATGGAGCTGTCACCACACATTTTCTCAATTATCCCaattttcacattcacattttcaccTTCCTTGTGATTGTAATCTCcataatgaaaatgatcacTACCTACTTCTTCTACATTGCTTTTACATGGACGACAGGTTACAAAACAAGTTCTCAAAATTAACATTATCTAAATAACATTAGTGAACAATAGGCctaatgattaattattattatttttaggggTGCTGAGATGAAACTAAGGTGTGTTTATACACCCCTAAAAAGGGTCTATAATGGCCCCTGCATACCCCAGTTGCACCCCCACCTCAGATTATCCCCCACactggttttgttcctttttgttCAAGATTGAGACTGTCTAGGAAGTATTTATTCAgataagaataaatatattgtaaaaatgtatttgttatatttccttagaattgtatttttactgtgtattaaGACCCACACATATCACTTTTTTATGCTACCCTACCAGAGTGTCTGAAATCTTAAAAAACTTGCTCCATTCATTGCACAGTCAAGTGTACAATTGGatttttatccattttttcTTCTATCAATTATTCAAGCACTGATGGTAATTGAAAACAATAGTCAAtctggctgttttattttcttttttactgaATCAATGCAGAACAAAAATTCAACTGTGCACAAcatgaaattaatattttcaaa contains:
- the trim44 gene encoding tripartite motif-containing protein 44; this encodes MDHNGEPQEGATGIKLEELPQMDGSCDACEPDEAQPATQLCHTCSFAFCSFHAEQHANSTHHPLMAYSSEETQANGLGNNRDSRCRAEDESGLAIAAGIGENQGMAPLAVAMANGGESGDAEERDGAQNGLAPEAELGDKAEGVEGEQVAGAAGKRDTVTVERLRCKEHGQEGSLYCKPDEKIICVMCAIQGEHKDHEIITLHEAYVWQKSRQGYDLLGCTQQMAEKIKTKWTNPEMSTEELEAYVNSQFDELRRLVRLEEKRTLHLVDLKEAFLTASAAEKIAEITVQTERLQEEMANITHQLSLLEQAEAQAIGPALVAEALVAGPGPAHRVLHDIEARPRLPEPRADPLDPRDFEDNHSGPSMDHAP